In one Nocardioides sp. NBC_00368 genomic region, the following are encoded:
- a CDS encoding HoxN/HupN/NixA family nickel/cobalt transporter, with protein MAKTLGFVAFLHVLGWGLLVGVAGPHQYDVGGKVLGIGLGLTAYTLGMRHAFDADHIAAIDNTTRKLMADGQRPMSVGFWFSLGHSSVVLVMVLAVALGVRALARGIGDEGSTLQHVAGIWGTAVSGTFLLLIGLINLASLKGILGVLRELRQGRYDEAALEHQLDSRGFLNRILGKVTRMVSKPWHMYPTGFLFGLGFDTVSEIGLLVIAGGAVASNVPWWAVLTLPVLFAAGMSLLDTLDGAFMNVAYGWALARPVRKIYYNIIVTALSVAVALLIGSVELVGLLAAKLGIDTGPLGAIAALDLENVGYAVVLLFLITWGVSVAVWKLGRIDERWSSAPHQPDSRH; from the coding sequence TTGGCGAAGACCCTCGGTTTCGTAGCCTTTCTCCACGTGCTCGGCTGGGGCCTCCTCGTCGGCGTCGCTGGGCCACATCAGTACGACGTCGGGGGCAAGGTGCTCGGCATCGGCCTGGGCCTGACCGCCTACACGCTCGGCATGCGCCACGCCTTCGACGCCGACCACATCGCGGCGATCGACAACACCACCAGGAAGTTGATGGCCGACGGGCAGAGGCCCATGAGCGTCGGATTCTGGTTCAGCCTGGGGCATTCGTCCGTGGTGCTCGTCATGGTGCTCGCAGTAGCCCTCGGCGTACGTGCCCTGGCCCGCGGCATCGGGGACGAGGGATCGACCCTGCAGCATGTCGCCGGCATCTGGGGTACGGCGGTCAGCGGCACCTTTCTGTTGCTCATCGGGCTGATCAATCTCGCTTCCCTGAAGGGCATTCTGGGGGTTCTTCGAGAGTTGCGACAAGGCAGGTATGACGAGGCTGCCCTCGAGCACCAGCTGGACAGCCGCGGCTTCCTGAACCGGATCCTGGGCAAGGTCACCCGCATGGTTTCCAAGCCTTGGCACATGTATCCGACCGGCTTCCTCTTCGGCCTCGGATTCGACACGGTCTCCGAGATTGGGCTGCTCGTCATCGCAGGTGGCGCCGTCGCCTCCAACGTGCCCTGGTGGGCAGTCTTGACACTGCCGGTCCTTTTCGCAGCCGGAATGTCGTTGCTGGACACCCTTGACGGCGCCTTCATGAACGTGGCCTACGGGTGGGCCCTTGCTCGGCCCGTGCGGAAGATCTACTACAACATCATCGTGACTGCGCTCTCTGTCGCCGTCGCTCTCCTCATCGGCAGCGTCGAGCTCGTCGGCCTCCTGGCAGCGAAGCTCGGGATCGATACCGGGCCACTCGGCGCAATTGCAGCGCTCGATCTGGAGAACGTGGGCTACGCCGTTGTGCTCCTCTTCCTCATCACCTGGGGTGTTTCGGTCGCTGTCTGGAAGCTCGGCCGGATCGACGAGCGTTGGAGTTCTGCCCCCCACCAGCCCGACTCCCGCCACTGA
- a CDS encoding sensor histidine kinase, whose protein sequence is MRLRQWPIGMRLLVAQALVLLAAIISAAVIAAVVGPPLFHEHMLQADHAPDPSELEHVERAFRTASIVSLGIAVLTAALLAFAVSWFLSRRFQAPLTRLQRAAAEVAAGRYETRVPVGDAGPELDALAESFNTLGAQLASTEHTRRRLLSDLAHELRTPIATLQAYLEGLDDGVRQWDQPTRNVLGDQVTRLARLASDLDSVSRAEEGQLQMTLEPATTAELVRAARDAVTARYEEKDMRIDVIERGPGHVAVDRTRFLQVLTNLLDNARRHTPRGGTVTIDTHAEDDWVTICITDTGDGISQSQLAHIFERFYRGDTARTGDEQGSGIGLTISRAIVEAHGGRLDAYSRGPGMGSTFTLKVPALTT, encoded by the coding sequence ATGAGGCTTCGGCAATGGCCGATCGGGATGCGCCTGCTCGTGGCGCAGGCACTGGTTCTTCTCGCGGCCATCATCTCCGCTGCCGTCATCGCCGCTGTGGTGGGGCCACCTCTGTTCCACGAACACATGCTCCAGGCAGACCACGCTCCCGACCCCTCCGAACTGGAGCACGTCGAACGGGCTTTCCGAACCGCGAGCATCGTCTCCCTGGGTATCGCCGTCCTCACCGCCGCGCTGCTGGCGTTCGCCGTCAGCTGGTTCCTGAGCCGACGGTTCCAAGCCCCGCTGACCCGGCTGCAACGCGCCGCTGCTGAGGTGGCAGCAGGCCGCTACGAAACTCGTGTGCCGGTCGGGGACGCCGGCCCCGAGCTCGACGCATTGGCCGAATCGTTCAACACTCTCGGCGCTCAGCTCGCCAGCACAGAGCACACGCGCCGACGCCTCCTCTCCGATCTGGCACACGAACTTCGCACACCGATCGCCACCCTCCAGGCCTACCTCGAGGGCCTCGACGACGGCGTACGCCAATGGGACCAGCCCACTCGCAACGTGTTGGGCGACCAGGTCACGAGGCTGGCACGCCTGGCCTCGGACCTCGATTCGGTCTCCCGAGCCGAGGAGGGCCAGCTGCAGATGACACTCGAGCCGGCCACCACAGCCGAGCTGGTCCGTGCCGCACGAGACGCGGTCACCGCCCGGTACGAGGAGAAGGACATGCGAATCGACGTGATCGAGAGGGGCCCAGGCCACGTTGCAGTGGACCGCACCCGGTTCCTCCAGGTGCTCACCAACCTCTTGGACAACGCGCGCCGGCACACGCCGAGAGGCGGAACGGTCACCATCGACACTCACGCCGAGGATGACTGGGTAACGATCTGCATCACCGATACCGGCGACGGCATCTCTCAGAGCCAGCTCGCGCACATCTTCGAACGCTTCTATCGCGGGGACACTGCGCGAACCGGCGACGAACAAGGATCGGGAATCGGCCTCACGATCAGCCGTGCGATCGTCGAGGCGCACGGGGGACGCCTTGACGCATACAGCCGTGGGCCGGGCATGGGTTCCACCTTCACCCTTAAAGTCCCTGCCCTGACAACATGA
- a CDS encoding response regulator transcription factor, translated as MTAPVPVLVVEDERSLAQIVADYLTKGGFAVTQVHNGTDAVDQVRTHDPDLILLDLGLPGLDGIEVCRRIRTFSDCYIIMLTAREDEIDKLIGLGVGADDYITKPFSPRELLARAQAAVRRPRLSKLTTPPAEDLLRFDGLSLDLAAREVSLDEENVSLTRTEYDLLATLAQSPRRVFSRRQLVNAVWGEGWGGDEHIVDVHIAHVRSKLGEDATSPRFIDTVRGVGYRFKAEQTR; from the coding sequence ATGACAGCACCAGTCCCGGTCCTAGTAGTCGAGGATGAGCGTTCCCTCGCGCAGATCGTGGCCGACTACCTGACCAAAGGTGGCTTCGCCGTCACGCAGGTCCACAACGGTACTGACGCAGTCGACCAGGTTCGCACTCACGACCCCGACCTGATCCTCCTGGATCTTGGCCTACCTGGGTTGGACGGCATCGAGGTGTGCCGCCGCATCCGCACCTTCTCCGACTGTTACATCATCATGCTCACCGCCCGCGAGGACGAGATCGACAAGCTCATCGGGTTGGGCGTGGGTGCCGATGACTACATCACCAAACCATTCTCACCCCGCGAGCTCCTCGCCAGGGCTCAGGCCGCCGTGCGACGCCCCCGACTCAGCAAGCTGACAACACCACCGGCAGAAGACCTGCTCCGGTTCGACGGGCTCAGCCTGGACCTCGCGGCCCGCGAGGTCAGCCTGGATGAGGAGAACGTCTCCCTCACGCGCACCGAGTACGACCTGCTGGCAACTCTTGCGCAATCGCCACGGCGAGTCTTCTCGCGGCGCCAACTTGTCAACGCCGTCTGGGGCGAAGGTTGGGGCGGCGACGAGCACATCGTCGACGTCCACATCGCACACGTACGCAGCAAGCTGGGCGAGGATGCCACCAGCCCTCGCTTCATCGACACCGTCCGAGGGGTCGGCTACCGGTTCAAGGCGGAGCAGACGCGATGA
- a CDS encoding heavy metal translocating P-type ATPase: MSRPAHEHPVQAADPVCGMSVDPASTPHSATYRGERYFFCSAGCRQRFEADPVSYAAEGTRQASREHTAGHGHETPDPHIRPDHDMHAPHEHDLHVASPAAEAQPKDAAAAATEWTCPMHPEIRRPGRGACPICGMALEPVTITVDDGPSPELRDMTRRFWVGLALAVPVVILEMGGHFVDAIGAALPQSTSNWIQLALATPVVLWAGWPFFVRGWASVRTRNLNMFTLIAMGTGVAWLYSLVATVAPGIFPDSFRSSAEMADGMGSGAVDVYFEAAAVITVLVLLGQVLELRAREQTSGALRALLDLTPKTARRVRSDGTDEEVGLDEVVVGDLLRVRPGDQIPVDAVVTEGRSSVDEAMVTGESMSVSKSEGDRVIGGTINTTGGLVVRAERVGRDTMLSRIVAMVADAQRSRAPIQRTADRVAGVFVPVVIGIAALAFVIWALIGPEPRMAHGLIVAVAVLIIACPCALGLATPISIKVGVGRGAELGVLIRNAEALERMEKVDTVVVDKTGTLTEGKPSVTKIELADRDGDLGDALRLAASVERASEHPLGQAIVDAATERGLSLAEAADFDSPPGRGVAGTVDGKRVVLGSTAFLANEGIDPMPLVPVADRLRSTGATAILMGVDHLPVAVFAIADPIKPTTPGALALLEQDGVEVVMLTGDNRVTADAVAKDLGIARIEAEVLPDRKAEVVQNLQSEGKVVAMAGDGVNDAPALAAADVGLAMSSGTDVAMESAGITLLNGDLMGIARARTLSDKTMRNIKQNLLFAFVYNVAGIPVAAGILYPFTGLLLSPIIAAAAMALSSVSVITNALRLRGENLG; this comes from the coding sequence ATGAGCCGTCCCGCCCACGAGCACCCCGTGCAGGCCGCAGATCCCGTGTGCGGCATGAGCGTCGACCCAGCGAGCACGCCGCACTCAGCGACATACCGTGGCGAGCGCTACTTCTTCTGTTCCGCTGGATGTCGGCAGCGATTCGAGGCCGATCCTGTGTCGTACGCGGCGGAGGGTACGCGCCAAGCCAGCCGAGAGCACACCGCCGGCCACGGGCACGAGACGCCCGACCCGCACATTCGCCCAGATCACGACATGCACGCTCCGCATGAGCACGACCTTCACGTGGCCTCGCCCGCCGCTGAGGCGCAACCCAAGGACGCCGCGGCGGCTGCCACGGAGTGGACGTGTCCGATGCACCCCGAGATCCGCCGTCCGGGTCGGGGTGCCTGCCCGATCTGCGGGATGGCGTTGGAGCCGGTGACCATAACCGTCGACGACGGCCCGAGTCCTGAGCTGAGGGATATGACCAGACGGTTCTGGGTCGGTCTCGCGCTGGCCGTACCGGTGGTGATCTTGGAGATGGGTGGCCATTTCGTCGACGCGATCGGCGCGGCGCTTCCGCAGTCGACGTCGAACTGGATCCAGCTCGCACTCGCCACACCCGTGGTGTTGTGGGCCGGGTGGCCATTCTTCGTTCGGGGGTGGGCCTCGGTTCGGACCCGAAACCTGAACATGTTCACCCTGATCGCGATGGGCACTGGGGTGGCCTGGCTCTACAGCCTGGTTGCGACCGTGGCCCCAGGGATCTTCCCCGACTCCTTCCGTAGCTCGGCTGAGATGGCCGACGGAATGGGGTCGGGGGCGGTCGACGTCTATTTCGAGGCGGCCGCGGTCATTACCGTTCTGGTGCTCCTGGGGCAGGTGCTGGAGTTACGAGCCCGCGAGCAAACCTCGGGGGCTCTTCGTGCCCTGCTCGATCTCACGCCGAAGACCGCTCGTCGCGTGCGCTCCGATGGCACAGATGAAGAGGTCGGTCTGGATGAGGTCGTTGTCGGGGACCTTCTCCGCGTGCGCCCGGGCGACCAGATCCCGGTCGATGCGGTGGTGACTGAGGGGAGGTCGTCGGTCGATGAGGCGATGGTCACCGGTGAGTCAATGTCGGTCAGCAAGTCCGAAGGCGACCGCGTGATCGGGGGCACGATCAACACGACCGGTGGTCTGGTGGTGCGTGCCGAACGTGTCGGCCGAGACACGATGCTGTCCCGGATCGTGGCGATGGTTGCCGATGCTCAGCGCTCTCGTGCGCCGATCCAGCGCACTGCAGACAGGGTCGCAGGGGTCTTCGTTCCTGTGGTGATCGGAATCGCCGCGCTGGCGTTCGTCATCTGGGCGCTGATCGGTCCAGAGCCACGGATGGCCCACGGACTGATCGTCGCAGTCGCGGTGCTCATCATCGCCTGCCCGTGCGCCCTCGGCCTGGCCACTCCGATCAGCATCAAGGTCGGTGTGGGCCGCGGAGCCGAGTTGGGGGTCTTGATCAGGAACGCCGAGGCTCTGGAGCGGATGGAGAAGGTCGACACGGTCGTGGTCGACAAGACCGGCACCCTGACCGAAGGGAAACCCTCAGTCACCAAGATTGAACTGGCAGACAGAGACGGAGACCTCGGCGATGCATTGCGCCTTGCCGCTTCAGTCGAGCGTGCATCGGAGCACCCACTTGGACAAGCGATCGTCGATGCGGCGACGGAACGTGGTCTGTCGCTGGCGGAGGCGGCGGACTTCGACTCTCCACCCGGTCGCGGCGTCGCCGGAACCGTAGACGGCAAGCGCGTCGTACTCGGGAGCACCGCGTTCCTCGCCAACGAGGGCATCGACCCCATGCCGCTCGTGCCCGTCGCCGACCGGCTCAGATCGACGGGAGCGACCGCGATTCTCATGGGTGTCGACCACCTGCCGGTCGCAGTGTTCGCGATCGCAGACCCAATCAAGCCGACTACGCCAGGTGCTCTCGCGCTGCTCGAGCAGGACGGTGTCGAGGTCGTCATGCTGACCGGCGACAATCGCGTCACCGCCGACGCCGTCGCGAAGGATCTGGGAATCGCCCGTATCGAGGCCGAAGTCCTGCCCGACCGCAAGGCCGAAGTCGTCCAGAACCTCCAGTCTGAGGGCAAGGTGGTCGCCATGGCCGGCGACGGCGTCAATGACGCACCCGCCTTGGCCGCAGCCGATGTCGGGCTGGCGATGAGCTCAGGCACCGACGTGGCGATGGAGTCCGCCGGGATAACCCTCCTCAACGGCGACCTGATGGGCATCGCTCGAGCACGGACCCTGTCGGACAAGACCATGCGCAACATCAAGCAGAATCTGTTGTTCGCCTTCGTCTACAACGTCGCAGGAATCCCTGTCGCCGCCGGAATCCTGTACCCGTTCACCGGACTGTTGCTGTCCCCGATCATTGCGGCCGCGGCGATGGCTCTGTCCTCCGTCAGCGTGATCACCAATGCCTTGCGACTGCGCGGGGAGAACCTCGGTTGA
- a CDS encoding multicopper oxidase family protein: MRISRRSLLLGSAAAAGGGLLTACSGTSASPSTGSVLPTPSPMSPMGGRRVVEHALKPRAASVDLGGVAVDTWAFGDNVPGPLIRATAGDLLRITVENQLPADTSIHWHGIALSNAADGVPGLTQDPITPDSRFVYEFVAPDPGTYFYHPHVGVQLDRGLYAPLVIDDPAEPGDYDEEWIVVLDDWIDGTGKTPDDVLASLVAAPSGSSGPMGGMEGMDMGSGSSMSGMDGMPMESSESPFGDAGDVKYPHYLINGRVASSPDVLRARSGQRVRLRFINAAADTIFAVAVGGHSLSLTHADGFPVEPRQADAFYIGMGERYDAVVTLQDGVFPLVARPIGKDGRGFALIRTASGTAPAPDDAVAELNGPTLMGADLTPAESARLPAQDVEQDLALTLTGQMSPYEWAINGVAYPDNDPLTLQPGKRVQIQLSNMTMMAHPMHVHGHTFALPNGLRKDTVLLKPMQKLAVQLQADNPGNWMAHCHNVYHAEAGMMAALVYQS; encoded by the coding sequence ATGAGGATCTCGCGTCGCTCGCTTCTACTCGGCTCCGCAGCAGCTGCCGGCGGTGGCCTCCTCACGGCCTGCTCCGGGACGTCCGCATCACCGTCGACGGGCTCCGTGTTGCCTACCCCGTCCCCGATGAGTCCAATGGGAGGGCGGCGGGTCGTAGAGCACGCCTTGAAACCCCGTGCGGCGTCGGTCGACCTCGGCGGCGTGGCCGTTGATACCTGGGCCTTCGGTGACAACGTCCCAGGGCCATTGATCCGGGCAACGGCAGGAGATCTGCTGCGGATCACGGTTGAGAACCAACTTCCTGCAGACACCAGCATCCATTGGCACGGCATCGCTCTCAGCAACGCCGCCGACGGTGTGCCCGGGCTCACCCAAGATCCGATCACACCGGATTCCCGGTTCGTCTACGAGTTCGTCGCCCCGGATCCGGGAACGTACTTCTACCATCCGCACGTCGGGGTTCAGCTTGACCGCGGCCTGTACGCCCCGCTCGTGATCGACGACCCGGCCGAACCGGGCGATTACGACGAGGAGTGGATCGTCGTCCTCGATGACTGGATCGACGGCACCGGAAAGACTCCTGATGACGTTCTAGCCAGCCTGGTCGCTGCCCCTTCCGGCTCCTCCGGCCCGATGGGTGGGATGGAGGGCATGGACATGGGATCGGGATCCTCGATGTCTGGAATGGACGGGATGCCGATGGAATCCTCGGAGTCTCCCTTCGGCGATGCTGGTGACGTCAAATATCCCCATTACCTGATCAACGGGCGGGTCGCTTCCAGCCCTGATGTTCTGCGCGCCAGGTCCGGTCAACGGGTGCGACTGAGGTTCATCAACGCCGCAGCCGACACGATCTTCGCTGTCGCCGTCGGTGGCCACTCTCTGTCACTCACCCATGCGGACGGGTTCCCCGTTGAGCCCCGACAAGCGGACGCGTTCTACATCGGCATGGGGGAGCGGTACGACGCGGTGGTCACCCTCCAGGACGGCGTCTTCCCACTTGTCGCCCGGCCGATCGGCAAGGACGGGCGAGGATTCGCCCTCATCCGTACCGCATCGGGCACGGCACCTGCGCCAGACGACGCGGTCGCCGAACTCAACGGACCGACTCTGATGGGCGCAGACCTGACCCCGGCAGAGTCGGCACGCCTACCAGCACAAGACGTCGAGCAAGACCTCGCATTGACCCTGACGGGGCAGATGAGTCCCTATGAATGGGCAATCAACGGAGTTGCGTATCCCGACAACGACCCGCTGACCCTCCAACCGGGCAAACGCGTCCAGATCCAGCTCTCGAACATGACGATGATGGCGCATCCGATGCATGTGCACGGCCATACGTTTGCGCTGCCCAACGGCCTCCGCAAAGACACCGTCCTGCTCAAACCGATGCAGAAGCTCGCGGTCCAGCTTCAAGCCGACAACCCCGGCAACTGGATGGCGCACTGCCACAACGTCTACCACGCCGAGGCGGGGATGATGGCCGCCCTCGTCTACCAGTCCTAG
- a CDS encoding DUF305 domain-containing protein has protein sequence MDSSTGAESTDSNVGFNDSDVTFASEMIPHHRQAVEMAVLAETRAKSSDVKELAAAIKDAQDPEIRTMSGWLTSWGEPVPEDMSGMDMSSSMPGMMSSDDMDKLSRAIADEFDQMFLTMMIEHHEGAIEMAKTEQADGTSPDAVALAKQIETAQTDEITTMKGLLG, from the coding sequence ATGGACTCATCGACCGGAGCTGAGTCGACCGACTCCAACGTCGGCTTCAACGACTCTGATGTGACCTTCGCCAGTGAGATGATTCCCCACCACCGTCAGGCGGTCGAGATGGCCGTGCTGGCGGAGACCCGGGCAAAGAGCTCCGACGTCAAGGAGCTCGCCGCGGCGATCAAGGACGCCCAGGATCCTGAGATCCGGACCATGTCAGGATGGCTCACATCCTGGGGCGAACCGGTCCCCGAGGACATGAGTGGCATGGACATGTCGTCGTCGATGCCCGGGATGATGAGCAGCGACGACATGGACAAGTTGTCGCGCGCCATCGCTGACGAGTTCGACCAGATGTTCCTCACGATGATGATCGAGCACCACGAGGGGGCGATCGAGATGGCCAAGACCGAACAGGCCGACGGTACGTCTCCCGACGCCGTCGCCCTGGCCAAGCAGATCGAGACCGCTCAAACCGACGAGATCACCACGATGAAGGGGCTGTTGGGCTGA